From Segatella copri, the proteins below share one genomic window:
- the pyrB gene encoding aspartate carbamoyltransferase has translation MEKHNFVTIADLSKEKIMYLLEMAQEFEKHPNRELLKGKVVATLFFEPSTRTQLSFQTAANRLGARVIGFSDAKTSSTTKGETLKDTILMVSNYADVIAMRHFIEGAAQYASEVAPVPIVNAGDGAHMHPSQCLLDLYSIYKTQGTLENLNIYLVGDLKYGRTVHSLITAMRHFNPTFHFIAPKELAMPEEYKLYCKEHNIKYVEHEDFNEDVIAGADILYMTRVQKERFSDLMEYERVKNVYILKRDMLCKAKENMKIMHPLPRVNEIAYDVDDDPHAYYIQQAQNGLYAREAIFCHCLGISLDDVKNDKSIIE, from the coding sequence ATGGAAAAACATAATTTTGTGACCATTGCAGACCTTTCCAAGGAGAAAATCATGTACCTCCTGGAAATGGCGCAAGAGTTCGAAAAGCACCCGAACAGGGAGTTGTTGAAGGGAAAGGTCGTAGCGACCCTTTTCTTCGAGCCATCTACTCGTACCCAACTCAGTTTCCAAACCGCTGCCAACCGTCTTGGCGCCCGTGTCATTGGTTTCTCTGATGCCAAGACATCCAGTACCACCAAGGGTGAGACCCTCAAGGATACCATCCTGATGGTAAGCAACTATGCCGATGTAATCGCCATGCGCCATTTCATCGAGGGAGCAGCCCAGTATGCCAGTGAGGTAGCACCAGTGCCTATCGTAAATGCAGGCGACGGCGCTCACATGCATCCTTCACAGTGCCTGCTCGACCTCTACTCTATATACAAGACCCAGGGTACCCTGGAGAACTTGAACATCTATCTTGTGGGTGACCTCAAATATGGCCGCACCGTTCACTCACTTATCACAGCTATGCGCCACTTCAATCCAACCTTCCATTTCATCGCACCTAAGGAACTCGCCATGCCAGAAGAGTATAAACTCTACTGCAAGGAGCACAACATCAAATATGTTGAGCACGAGGACTTTAACGAAGATGTGATTGCAGGTGCCGACATCCTCTACATGACCCGTGTACAGAAGGAGCGTTTCAGCGACCTGATGGAGTATGAACGCGTAAAGAACGTGTATATCCTGAAGCGCGACATGCTCTGCAAGGCGAAGGAAAACATGAAGATTATGCATCCGCTGCCACGCGTGAACGAGATTGCTTACGATGTAGATGATGATCCACATGCATACTATATCCAGCAGGCTCAGAACGGCCTCTATGCACGTGAGGCTATCTTCTGCCACTGCCTCGGCATTTCGCTCGATGATGTGAAGAACGATAAAAGCATAATTGAATAA
- a CDS encoding DUF5020 family protein codes for MKKMKSLLLMALALLPASKTLAQTNAQVFYDFGSDRKFVTLTLEMFKQDKWGNTYFFVDHDFNYDKMDTSSPNVAQGGTYTEISRALNFWQNSPMKNWSLHVEYNGGITKNYPINNAWLFGVEYFMHDKSFKNTLTLQALYKTIRKTDQNVPMQFTAVWGCKDIFGLKGLNFSGFADFWWEDHSSFKDKDGNLKLDKDGNIDYKAEHTVFTTEPQLWYNVGQHFGCENLSVGSEVEISHNFGSNAGWMVRPCLGVKWDF; via the coding sequence ATGAAAAAGATGAAAAGTCTACTGCTCATGGCACTTGCGTTGCTCCCTGCGAGCAAAACTTTAGCACAGACCAACGCCCAAGTTTTCTACGACTTCGGCAGTGACCGCAAGTTTGTTACCCTCACACTCGAAATGTTCAAGCAGGACAAATGGGGTAACACCTATTTCTTTGTAGACCACGACTTCAATTACGACAAAATGGACACCAGCAGTCCAAACGTGGCACAGGGTGGAACCTATACTGAGATTTCACGTGCATTGAACTTCTGGCAGAACAGCCCAATGAAGAACTGGAGCCTCCACGTAGAGTACAATGGTGGTATTACCAAGAACTACCCTATCAACAATGCCTGGCTCTTCGGTGTGGAGTATTTCATGCACGACAAGAGTTTCAAGAACACCTTGACACTCCAGGCACTCTACAAGACTATCCGCAAGACCGACCAGAACGTGCCAATGCAGTTTACTGCTGTTTGGGGATGCAAAGACATCTTTGGATTAAAGGGATTGAACTTTAGCGGTTTCGCAGATTTCTGGTGGGAGGACCACAGTTCTTTCAAGGATAAGGATGGCAACCTGAAGCTCGACAAGGATGGCAACATCGATTACAAAGCTGAGCACACCGTCTTCACTACTGAGCCACAGCTCTGGTACAATGTAGGCCAGCACTTCGGCTGCGAGAACCTGAGCGTAGGTAGCGAGGTAGAAATCAGCCACAACTTCGGCAGCAATGCCGGCTGGATGGTTCGCCCTTGCCTCGGTGTAAAGTGGGACTTCTAA
- a CDS encoding DUF2807 domain-containing protein, whose amino-acid sequence MKKFGIWAVAAALFFAPMGLSSCSMGSSASEMKGSLNFTQGDLTEKPFKAIDVDVIASVYYTQNNGDECSVRLDYSAIKDAEFVQKLKEKLKVVYRDGEVKIGLTGKLKAPAACNSEKNRLKIYITSPDLVKIAQEGVGSFYAKTINSDRLKIDNEGVGSVKIGKILANKLEITNEGVGSVNIDDVAGDDMNIDNEGVGSVKISKIEMGSVKLDNEGVGSVNLGMFKGGSLIIKNDGVGSVKAKVDCQSVNATSEGVGGVNLSGVTRQYNKKKGGIGGISDGGLTVRK is encoded by the coding sequence ATGAAGAAATTTGGTATTTGGGCGGTGGCTGCCGCTTTATTCTTTGCCCCAATGGGCTTGAGTTCTTGCAGTATGGGATCTTCAGCCAGTGAAATGAAGGGAAGTCTCAACTTTACGCAGGGTGATTTGACCGAGAAGCCTTTCAAGGCGATCGACGTGGATGTGATTGCCAGCGTTTATTATACCCAGAACAATGGCGATGAATGCAGCGTTCGATTGGATTACTCTGCCATCAAGGATGCTGAGTTCGTACAGAAGCTCAAGGAGAAGCTCAAGGTGGTTTATCGTGACGGCGAGGTGAAAATCGGACTCACCGGAAAGCTCAAAGCGCCTGCCGCGTGTAACTCTGAAAAGAATAGACTCAAGATTTATATCACCAGTCCTGACCTGGTGAAGATTGCACAGGAAGGCGTAGGTTCATTCTATGCCAAGACGATTAATAGCGACCGCCTGAAAATCGATAACGAGGGTGTAGGCTCTGTCAAGATTGGGAAGATTCTTGCCAACAAACTGGAGATAACCAACGAGGGTGTTGGCTCGGTAAATATCGATGATGTGGCTGGAGATGATATGAACATTGATAACGAAGGCGTAGGCTCGGTGAAAATCTCTAAGATTGAGATGGGAAGTGTGAAACTGGATAATGAGGGCGTAGGCTCTGTTAATCTGGGAATGTTTAAGGGCGGCAGTCTGATTATCAAGAACGACGGCGTGGGCAGCGTGAAAGCCAAAGTTGACTGCCAAAGTGTAAACGCTACATCCGAGGGTGTTGGCGGAGTTAACTTGAGCGGTGTAACCCGTCAGTACAATAAGAAAAAAGGCGGAATCGGAGGAATTTCTGATGGCGGATTGACAGTAAGAAAGTAA
- a CDS encoding penicillin-binding protein 1A has protein sequence MRKRFIHILWAVFGTGILMVILAFVAIWFGMIGYMPDIEDLQNPINRFATQVYSADGKVLGTWNLNKENRIVIPYKKMSPYLIKALVATEDERFYEHSGIDFRALGRAIVKRGILGQTNAGGGSTITQQLAKQLYSEKAGSTMERLLQKPIEWVIAVKLERYYTKEEILALYLNYFDFLHNAVGIKTAANTYFNKEPKNLTLCESATLIGLCKNPSLFNPVRYPERARERRNVVLSQMVKAGYLSRGEYSQYAAEPLTLNFHRTDHKDGSATYLREFLRQYMMAKRPERSDYPSWNRAQFVVDSIQWENDPLYGWCNKNYKKDGSPYNVYSDGLKVFTTIDSRIQQYAEEAMYQHVARYLQPRFSAEIARKPSSPYSDKLTPKQIKSILNRSITQSERYRTMKAAGYSEDEIKAAFRKKQEMTVFTYHGDIDTLMSPLDSIRYYKSFLRSGFMSMDPKTGAVKAYVGGLDYTHFMYDMVSLGRRQVGSTIKPFLYSLAMSNGFQPCDLAPNRQQTYMVAGRPWTPRNANHSRAGQMVPLSWGLAQSSNWVSAYLMSKLNPQQFVQMLRDFGINNPDIHASMSLCLGPCEVSVSEMVSAYTVFANHGIRTAPMFVSRIEDNEGNTIATFQPRMNEVISADNAMKMLTMLMGVVDNGTAGRLRYRYNLEGQIGAKTGTTNNNSDGWFIGFTPQLVSGCWVGGEERDIHFDSMSMGQGATMALPIWAIFMKKVYADPSLGISPAIKFDLPEDYNPCSRKAAEQDDFEEVGAGSIDEVFE, from the coding sequence ATGAGAAAGCGATTTATACATATTTTATGGGCTGTTTTCGGCACTGGAATACTCATGGTAATTCTTGCCTTTGTTGCCATCTGGTTTGGAATGATTGGCTACATGCCCGACATCGAGGATCTGCAGAATCCTATCAACAGATTTGCCACCCAGGTTTACTCTGCCGATGGCAAGGTGCTTGGTACGTGGAACCTGAATAAGGAGAACCGTATCGTGATTCCTTACAAGAAGATGTCACCTTATTTAATTAAGGCGCTGGTGGCTACTGAGGATGAGCGATTCTATGAGCATTCAGGTATCGACTTCCGTGCACTGGGACGTGCCATCGTCAAGCGTGGTATCCTGGGACAGACTAATGCGGGTGGTGGAAGTACCATCACGCAGCAGCTCGCCAAGCAGCTTTATTCTGAGAAGGCAGGCAGTACGATGGAACGATTGTTGCAGAAGCCGATAGAGTGGGTGATTGCGGTGAAGCTGGAACGCTATTATACCAAAGAGGAGATTCTGGCTCTCTATCTCAATTACTTCGATTTCCTGCACAATGCTGTAGGAATCAAGACGGCGGCCAATACCTATTTTAATAAGGAACCGAAGAATCTGACCCTCTGTGAGTCGGCAACGCTCATCGGACTGTGCAAGAATCCGTCGCTCTTCAATCCGGTTCGCTATCCGGAGAGAGCGAGGGAGCGCAGAAATGTGGTTCTTTCGCAGATGGTGAAGGCGGGGTATCTGAGCCGGGGCGAGTATAGCCAGTATGCTGCTGAGCCGCTGACACTCAATTTCCACCGTACCGACCATAAGGATGGTTCGGCTACTTATCTGCGTGAGTTCCTTCGCCAGTATATGATGGCTAAGCGTCCGGAGCGTAGTGATTATCCTTCTTGGAACCGTGCCCAGTTTGTGGTGGATTCTATCCAGTGGGAGAATGATCCGCTCTATGGATGGTGCAACAAGAACTATAAGAAGGATGGTTCGCCATATAATGTATACAGTGATGGACTGAAGGTGTTTACAACTATCGATAGCCGTATACAGCAGTATGCGGAAGAGGCTATGTATCAGCATGTAGCCCGCTATCTGCAGCCTCGCTTCAGTGCAGAGATAGCCCGCAAACCAAGCTCGCCATACAGCGATAAACTGACACCGAAACAGATTAAGAGTATACTGAACCGCAGTATCACCCAGAGTGAGCGTTACCGTACGATGAAGGCTGCGGGATATTCTGAGGATGAAATCAAGGCGGCATTCCGCAAGAAGCAGGAGATGACCGTATTTACCTATCATGGTGATATTGATACGCTGATGAGTCCGCTCGATTCTATCCGTTATTACAAGAGTTTTCTGCGTAGCGGTTTTATGAGCATGGATCCTAAGACGGGTGCTGTGAAGGCGTATGTGGGTGGATTGGATTATACTCATTTCATGTATGACATGGTGAGTCTGGGACGCCGGCAGGTGGGTTCTACCATCAAGCCATTTCTTTACAGTCTGGCGATGTCTAACGGCTTCCAGCCTTGCGATTTGGCGCCTAACCGTCAGCAGACCTATATGGTGGCAGGTCGTCCGTGGACACCTCGCAATGCCAACCATTCACGTGCCGGACAGATGGTTCCGCTGAGTTGGGGATTGGCACAGAGTAGCAACTGGGTGAGTGCTTATCTGATGAGTAAGCTCAATCCGCAGCAGTTCGTACAGATGTTGCGCGACTTCGGCATCAACAATCCTGATATCCATGCATCCATGAGTCTCTGTCTGGGACCATGTGAGGTAAGTGTCAGCGAGATGGTGAGCGCTTATACCGTATTTGCCAACCACGGCATCCGTACTGCTCCAATGTTTGTAAGCCGCATCGAGGATAATGAAGGTAATACGATTGCTACCTTCCAGCCACGTATGAACGAGGTGATCAGTGCCGATAATGCCATGAAGATGCTCACCATGCTGATGGGCGTAGTGGATAATGGTACGGCAGGAAGACTGCGTTACCGTTATAACCTGGAAGGACAGATTGGTGCCAAGACCGGTACTACCAATAACAACAGTGATGGTTGGTTTATCGGCTTTACTCCACAGCTCGTAAGTGGCTGCTGGGTAGGTGGTGAGGAGCGTGATATTCACTTCGATTCCATGAGTATGGGTCAGGGTGCTACCATGGCTTTGCCTATCTGGGCGATATTCATGAAGAAGGTTTATGCCGACCCGTCGCTGGGTATCAGTCCTGCTATCAAGTTCGATTTGCCGGAAGACTACAATCCTTGTTCCCGCAAGGCTGCCGAACAGGATGACTTTGAGGAAGTAGGAGCTGGCAGTATCGACGAAGTTTTCGAATAA
- the pheT gene encoding phenylalanine--tRNA ligase subunit beta yields MNVSYKWLKEYVDFDLTPQETADALTSCGLEVDALEEVQSVKGGLKGLYVGKVLTCEEHPNSDHLHVTTVDLGKGEPQQIVCGAPNVAAGQKVIVADLGCVLYDGDQSFTIKKSKLRGVESLGMICAEDEIGVGTSHDGIIVLPEDAPVGQPAAEYYHLESDWLIEIDITANRADALGHWGVARDLYAWLKQNGYKTSLHRPTCDEFVVDNEDFPIDVEIQNTEACKRYACVSITGCEVKESPKWLQDKLNIIGLRPINNIVDITNYIMMAYGQPLHCFDADMVTGHKIVVRTQPEGTKFVTLDGEEHTLGEHDLSICNAEEPMCIAGIFGGKGSGTYETTKDVVLESAYFHPTWIRKSARRHGLSTDASYRFERGVDPNGQIYALKQAAILCKQLAGGKISMQIKDVYPEPMQDFPVRLNYEYAHRLIGKEIGAETIKNIATSLEMKIVKEDAEGIDLLVPAYRVDVQRPCDVVEDILRIYGYNNVEIPTQLKSSLTVQGDEDKAYHSQNLVAEQLVGEGFMEILNNSLSKASYYTDFDLNKYPNETTVKVMNPLSADLGVMRQTMLFGGLESVVRNINHKSQNLKFFEVGNTYIYNKEKWSEESPIKAYSQEAHMSLFITGKRVEGSWAHADEQSSIYELKAVVENVLRRVGMPQNNVVIKHSDNNIFSKGVSYETRAGKVLVELGILSLKLKKAFDIEQDVFYADIHWDNLMKAVKKVNLTYTDISKYPSVSRDLALLVDKNVEFAQIEQIAHQTEKKLLKSVVLFDVYEGEHLPEGKKSYAVNFILQDEEKTLNDKQIDAIMKKLIANLTSKLNAELR; encoded by the coding sequence ATGAACGTTTCATACAAATGGCTTAAAGAATACGTCGATTTCGATTTGACACCACAGGAGACTGCGGACGCGTTGACCTCTTGCGGACTCGAAGTTGACGCTTTGGAAGAAGTTCAGTCTGTCAAGGGCGGACTGAAAGGTCTCTATGTGGGTAAAGTATTGACATGCGAGGAGCATCCTAATAGTGATCACCTCCATGTTACAACCGTTGACTTGGGTAAGGGCGAACCTCAGCAGATTGTCTGTGGTGCTCCTAACGTTGCTGCAGGTCAGAAGGTTATCGTGGCTGATTTGGGCTGCGTGCTTTACGATGGCGACCAGAGTTTTACCATTAAGAAGAGCAAGCTCCGTGGTGTAGAGAGTCTGGGTATGATTTGTGCTGAGGATGAGATTGGTGTAGGTACCTCTCACGACGGCATCATCGTACTCCCTGAAGATGCTCCGGTAGGTCAGCCTGCTGCTGAATATTACCATCTGGAGAGCGACTGGCTCATCGAGATTGATATCACAGCCAACCGTGCTGATGCGCTCGGTCATTGGGGTGTAGCCCGCGACCTGTATGCCTGGTTGAAGCAAAATGGCTACAAGACAAGCTTGCATCGCCCAACTTGCGATGAGTTTGTGGTAGACAACGAAGATTTTCCTATCGATGTTGAAATCCAAAATACTGAGGCTTGCAAGCGTTATGCCTGTGTAAGCATCACCGGTTGTGAGGTGAAGGAAAGTCCTAAGTGGTTGCAGGATAAGCTGAACATCATCGGCTTGCGCCCTATCAACAATATCGTGGATATTACCAACTATATCATGATGGCATACGGCCAGCCATTGCACTGCTTCGATGCAGACATGGTTACCGGTCATAAGATTGTAGTTCGTACCCAGCCAGAGGGCACCAAGTTTGTTACTCTCGATGGCGAGGAGCATACCTTGGGTGAGCACGACCTGAGCATCTGCAATGCTGAGGAGCCTATGTGTATCGCCGGTATCTTCGGCGGTAAGGGTTCTGGTACTTACGAGACAACCAAGGATGTAGTCTTAGAGAGTGCTTACTTCCATCCTACATGGATCCGCAAGAGCGCTCGCCGTCATGGTTTGAGCACAGATGCCAGCTACCGTTTTGAGCGTGGTGTAGATCCAAACGGACAGATTTATGCATTGAAGCAGGCTGCTATCCTCTGCAAGCAGTTGGCAGGCGGCAAGATTTCCATGCAGATCAAGGATGTATATCCAGAGCCAATGCAGGATTTCCCAGTTCGCCTGAACTATGAGTATGCGCATCGCCTCATCGGTAAGGAGATTGGTGCTGAGACCATCAAGAACATTGCCACATCTCTTGAGATGAAGATTGTGAAGGAGGATGCTGAGGGCATCGACCTCCTGGTTCCTGCTTATCGTGTAGACGTTCAGCGTCCTTGCGACGTAGTAGAGGATATTCTCCGTATCTACGGATATAATAATGTGGAGATTCCTACCCAGTTGAAGAGCTCCCTGACTGTTCAGGGCGATGAGGACAAGGCTTATCACAGCCAGAACCTCGTGGCAGAGCAGTTGGTAGGTGAGGGCTTCATGGAGATTCTCAACAACTCTCTGAGCAAGGCTAGCTACTATACCGACTTCGACCTCAACAAGTATCCTAACGAGACAACCGTGAAGGTGATGAACCCATTGAGTGCTGATCTCGGTGTGATGCGCCAGACGATGCTGTTCGGTGGTTTGGAGAGTGTGGTTCGCAACATCAACCATAAGAGCCAGAACCTGAAGTTCTTCGAGGTGGGTAACACCTATATATATAATAAGGAGAAGTGGAGCGAGGAGAGTCCTATCAAGGCTTACTCTCAGGAGGCTCACATGTCACTCTTCATCACCGGTAAGCGCGTAGAGGGCAGTTGGGCTCATGCTGATGAGCAGAGCAGCATCTACGAGCTGAAGGCTGTGGTTGAGAATGTTCTCCGTCGTGTAGGTATGCCACAGAACAACGTGGTTATCAAGCACAGCGACAATAACATCTTCTCTAAGGGCGTAAGTTACGAGACCCGTGCCGGTAAGGTGTTGGTCGAACTGGGTATCCTGAGCCTGAAGTTGAAGAAAGCATTCGATATTGAGCAGGATGTATTCTATGCCGATATCCACTGGGATAACCTGATGAAGGCAGTGAAGAAGGTGAACCTTACTTACACCGACATCAGCAAGTATCCTTCAGTGAGCCGCGACCTTGCATTGCTCGTAGACAAGAATGTAGAGTTCGCTCAGATTGAGCAGATTGCCCACCAGACAGAGAAGAAACTTCTGAAGAGCGTTGTTCTCTTCGATGTTTATGAGGGTGAGCATTTGCCAGAGGGCAAGAAGAGTTATGCCGTTAACTTCATCCTGCAGGATGAGGAGAAGACTCTGAATGACAAGCAGATAGATGCTATCATGAAGAAGCTCATAGCCAACCTTACAAGCAAGCTCAATGCAGAATTGAGATAA
- a CDS encoding YebC/PmpR family DNA-binding transcriptional regulator, whose protein sequence is MGRAFEYRKATKLKRWGHMAKTFTKLGKQIAIAVKAGGPEPENNPTLRAIIANCKRENMPKDNIARAIKNACGKDTSDYKEVTYEGYGPHGVAVFVDTLTDNTTRTVADVRSIFNKFSGNLGTTGSLSFLFDHKAVFTFKKKEGLDMDEMILDLIDYGVEDEFDEDEENNEITIYGAPTSFGEIQKHLEAEGFEVTGAEFTYIPNDLKDVTPEERETIDKMVEKLEEFDDVQTVYTNMKPEIPADAE, encoded by the coding sequence ATGGGAAGAGCATTTGAATATCGTAAAGCTACAAAGCTGAAAAGATGGGGCCACATGGCCAAGACATTTACTAAGTTGGGTAAGCAGATTGCTATCGCTGTAAAGGCAGGCGGTCCGGAACCAGAGAACAACCCAACATTGCGTGCTATCATCGCTAACTGTAAGCGTGAGAACATGCCTAAGGATAACATCGCTCGTGCCATCAAGAACGCTTGTGGCAAGGATACCAGCGATTACAAGGAAGTAACATACGAGGGATATGGCCCTCACGGAGTGGCTGTCTTCGTTGATACTCTGACAGACAACACTACACGTACTGTTGCTGACGTTCGTTCTATCTTCAACAAGTTCAGCGGAAACTTGGGTACAACAGGTTCTCTGTCTTTCCTCTTCGACCACAAGGCTGTGTTCACATTCAAGAAGAAGGAAGGTCTGGATATGGATGAGATGATTCTCGACCTGATCGACTACGGCGTAGAAGATGAGTTTGATGAGGATGAGGAGAACAACGAAATCACTATCTATGGTGCTCCTACAAGCTTCGGTGAAATTCAGAAGCACCTGGAGGCTGAGGGTTTCGAAGTAACTGGTGCTGAGTTCACTTACATCCCTAACGATTTGAAGGATGTAACTCCTGAGGAGCGCGAAACTATCGACAAGATGGTTGAGAAGTTGGAAGAGTTTGACGATGTTCAGACTGTATACACCAACATGAAGCCAGAAATTCCTGCAGACGCAGAATAA
- a CDS encoding TIGR03905 family TSCPD domain-containing protein has translation MLQQDKQDKLQKVTYQTHGTCSKYICISIDEDGNVQDAQFIGGCDGNTKGVCALIKGMKAKEVIARLKGITCGNKPTSCPDQLATALQEMGY, from the coding sequence ATGTTGCAGCAAGACAAACAGGATAAGTTGCAGAAGGTAACTTATCAGACTCATGGCACCTGCTCAAAATACATCTGCATCAGTATAGATGAAGATGGAAATGTGCAGGATGCCCAGTTCATTGGAGGCTGCGATGGCAATACCAAGGGTGTTTGTGCTTTGATTAAGGGCATGAAGGCAAAGGAGGTCATCGCCCGACTGAAGGGTATCACTTGTGGCAATAAGCCTACAAGCTGTCCAGACCAGTTGGCGACAGCTTTGCAGGAAATGGGATATTAA
- the glyA gene encoding serine hydroxymethyltransferase, with product MVKDQEIFDLIEREHQRQLKGMELIASENFVSDEVMNAMGSYLTNKYAEGLPGKRYYGGCQVVDIVENLAIERVKKVFGAEYANVQPHSGAQANAAVLLAVLKPGDTFMGLNLDHGGHLSHGSHVNTSGILYNPIGYNLNKETGRVDYDEMEKLALEHKPKLIIGGGSAYSREWDYARMRKIADEVGALLMIDMAHPAGLIAAGLLDNPLKYAHIVTSTTHKTLRGPRGGIILMGKDFDNPWGLTTKKGEVKKMSMLLNSAVFPGEQGGPLEHVIAAKAVAFNENLQPSWKEYATQVKKNAAVLADDLIGRGFGIVSGGTDNHSMLVDLRSKYPDLTGKVAENALVAADITVNKNMVPFDSRSAFQTSGIRLGTAAMTTRGAKEDMMHLIAELIEEVLNAPEDEKVIARVREKVNATMKDYPLFAY from the coding sequence ATGGTAAAAGATCAAGAGATTTTCGACTTAATCGAAAGAGAACATCAGCGCCAGCTGAAGGGTATGGAGCTTATCGCTTCTGAGAATTTCGTGAGTGACGAGGTGATGAACGCTATGGGTTCTTACCTTACTAACAAGTATGCCGAGGGTCTGCCAGGCAAGCGTTATTATGGTGGATGCCAGGTAGTAGACATCGTAGAGAACCTCGCCATCGAGCGCGTAAAGAAGGTGTTCGGTGCTGAGTATGCCAACGTACAGCCTCACTCTGGTGCGCAGGCTAACGCTGCCGTTCTGCTTGCCGTATTGAAGCCAGGTGATACCTTCATGGGGTTGAACCTCGACCACGGCGGCCACCTCTCTCATGGTAGCCACGTCAATACATCCGGTATCCTCTACAACCCTATCGGCTACAACCTGAACAAGGAGACAGGCCGTGTAGACTACGACGAGATGGAGAAACTGGCTCTTGAGCACAAACCAAAACTGATTATCGGTGGTGGTAGCGCTTATAGCCGCGAGTGGGATTATGCCCGCATGCGCAAGATTGCCGATGAGGTAGGCGCTCTCCTCATGATCGATATGGCTCACCCTGCAGGTCTGATTGCAGCCGGTCTGCTCGACAACCCATTGAAGTATGCGCACATCGTTACTTCTACTACTCACAAGACCCTCCGTGGTCCTCGTGGCGGTATCATTCTGATGGGCAAGGATTTTGACAACCCATGGGGCTTGACTACCAAGAAGGGCGAGGTTAAGAAGATGAGCATGCTCTTGAATTCTGCCGTATTCCCAGGTGAGCAGGGTGGTCCGCTGGAGCACGTCATCGCTGCCAAGGCAGTAGCCTTCAATGAGAATCTGCAGCCTTCATGGAAGGAGTATGCTACTCAGGTAAAGAAGAATGCTGCCGTACTCGCAGATGACCTCATCGGTCGCGGATTCGGTATTGTGAGCGGTGGTACAGACAACCATTCTATGCTCGTAGACCTCCGAAGTAAATATCCAGATCTTACAGGTAAAGTCGCTGAGAATGCGCTGGTTGCAGCCGACATCACAGTCAACAAGAACATGGTTCCATTCGACAGCCGTTCTGCCTTCCAGACATCAGGTATCCGCCTGGGTACAGCAGCCATGACCACACGTGGCGCCAAGGAAGATATGATGCACCTCATTGCCGAACTCATCGAAGAGGTTCTGAATGCTCCTGAGGACGAGAAGGTCATTGCCCGTGTTCGCGAAAAGGTGAATGCTACAATGAAGGATTACCCTCTCTTTGCATACTAA
- the pyrI gene encoding aspartate carbamoyltransferase regulatory subunit encodes MGNNKSQLVVAAIENGTVIDHIPAEKTYQVVNLLQLEKMETPVTIGYNLPSKKIGKKGIIKVANKYFTDEEINRLSVVAPNIGLSIIKDYEIVEKKTVKTPDTLKGIVKCNNPKCITNNEPMQTLFHTVDKVLGIVRCHYCDKEQQLGKVELCK; translated from the coding sequence ATGGGAAATAATAAAAGTCAATTAGTGGTTGCGGCTATCGAGAACGGTACCGTAATCGACCATATACCAGCCGAAAAGACCTACCAGGTAGTAAATCTGCTCCAGTTGGAGAAGATGGAGACTCCTGTTACTATCGGCTACAACCTGCCAAGCAAGAAGATTGGCAAGAAGGGCATCATCAAGGTTGCCAACAAGTATTTTACCGATGAGGAAATCAACCGACTCTCCGTCGTTGCGCCTAACATCGGACTAAGTATCATCAAAGACTACGAAATTGTAGAGAAGAAGACCGTCAAGACTCCTGATACGCTGAAGGGCATCGTAAAGTGCAACAACCCTAAGTGCATCACCAACAACGAGCCTATGCAGACCCTCTTCCATACCGTAGACAAAGTGCTCGGTATCGTACGTTGCCACTACTGCGACAAAGAGCAGCAATTGGGCAAAGTAGAGCTCTGCAAGTAA